The DNA window GGTCTGTGCTGCTGGGCGGGGTCTTAGAGTTAAAGGCTTTTTAATTAACgtaaatttcacttttttacACATGTAACATTTCGAGTCATCCGCGGAACATGGTAACTTGAAGGGTGAGAGGGAAAGACCAAAATTATCTGCCGTAGAAACTGAAGCTGCTTCTGTCGGCCAGCTTCTCTGGCGTATACTGGCCCGCATCGGACCTAGACCGCAGCTCCAGTGCTTCCTGATCCTGCAGTGCGTCGCGAACGAAGAATACTCCTCTAGCGCCAAAGCGCAGGCAGCTGAAGCGGTACTCGAAGAACTGGCTAGCCAGAACCTTAAAGACCACCGACAGACATACCTGCATGTTGTCCTCGCCGAACGCACGGATGTCGTAGAGTCTCAGGCAGCTGGAGAGCGGCAGCGGCACGCAGTATTCGGGCGGACTGCGAGCCGAGAACCCAAAGGTGGCCACCTTGCGCTGGTTTATCTCGACGCTGAGGCGCATACCTAGTTCCGCCCGGTTGTAGTCGAGGGCGGCGCACAACCGCTGGTTGGCTGATTCGCCGAGTCCCAGGGCCAGACCAAGGCAGCACCGGCAGGAGAACTCGACGCAGGAGCAGGGCTGCCAGAGCTGGGGTAGCTCTACGATGTTACCGTTCACGGGCTGCCGACTGCCCCGCGAAACGGCCGAGTACCGCAGCGGCTCCAGCCGTTGGCCACTAAAGGGGTTGTAGATAACCAGTCGTGGCACTGCACCCGGAAACTCAGCGGGACTCGGAGGCTGCCCCAGGGCGCTTGGAGCGTAAAACTGGGCCCGACAGGGCACAACGACCGTCGCCAGCAGGCAGATCAGTCCGGGGATATCGCTTAGTCGCCGGCACATGGTGGCTACAGTTTCAAAGTCCAGATCCAGGGGTCTCGGGTTTTTTTCGATAGCGTGCTCTCGGCTGCAGTTGTGCAAACAGAATGCTCCCGCTGTTTGCCTACAGAGGGGTTTTCCACGACCCCGACCGCTTTGCAGGCGCACCAAATGGCGcggaaaatgtttatttttattgtcttACATTAAACGGCTTTGGCCGAACGCGGCTCCCTGAAAATTGTGTCAATGCTAGATCGGGGGCATCGATACAACGTGGGAGTAGGGCGGCGGTAATAGGCCCTCTCCAGGCGTTACGTGAAACTGGCCAGGTGCAAACAGCAAATTGCAAGCTTAACTTCATCGCCGAAAATACCTGCGCAGCTCGGTTTGCGCAAACTTACGGCGATATCGGTCATCTGTAGCTATCCGTAGTCGCCAGCGGCCCAAGCGTAACGCAACACAGCTCTCATTCATCCGAAGACAGATGTGTACATGTACCGCCGTTACcaatttgttgctgctccACGGAGGGGAGGTGGCCAAAAGGCTTACAAGTCATACTTGGTTTCTTCACTCCGACGGCCCGCTGTTGCAGCGGTTGTCGCGGGTTTTCCAATTAGCTGTTGACTTCAATCAGCCAACTCTGCCTGGCACGATGTACATAGGAAACTCAAACTTCAGAGCTGGACCTTGAATTGGCTCAAAGACACATGCACGCTTGATGCACAGCTAAATGCGGGAATTTACTCAGGCGACTCAAGGGGAATGACTTTTCGGAAAAAAGTGTTTAACCTttcaattacattttattttctttcaaAGCTGTCACAGCCTCAGACAAAAATGCAATGCCTCTGGACCTCTGATAAGTGTGGCTTTAAGCGCTCTTTTACCGGAACAAGCTAATTGGATACTTGTTGGGGAGTGTGTACGAGCGGAAGGAACTCTTCAGATCATATATCTTGACATGACTGGTCGTACAAACACTGCGATCTCTTAAATCCTTAAAGCTCGGGCGTTGGCATTAAGCacgcattttaaatattatacaaTTGAATTCAAGGCTGTGTTTTGGTCTATTCGTTACCTATACGCCAGCATATAAACTTTTGTCAATAAAATTGGTTTCATTCCCTGAAGAGAAATACCACAATTGAGTGAAATTACTTTGACCACACCTGTATGTGGCAAAAACGGTTTAGATCGGAAGATATGAACAGCGTATGCCACCGCAGGTGCAATCTTAAAGCCAGTATAAAACGTCAGAACTTTGAAGATGGCGAGTGAACACACAAAATGTTTGCACACAATTACTATAAATTTAGTCGAAATTTAAAACCTCAGTTATCCGCGCGCCACATCGATAAGAGCACAGCGCCAAATATCGATAAGATCACAGCACCAAATATCGATGTTGAGCCAGGGCTGGGCGATCAAGCTATCGGAGCAAACTGATTCCGCTCCACCCCGCTGAGAACCAGCACCTCCGCAGCCCTggattctttttatttttttgtagcCACGGCGCTACGAAAATGTTTTAGTTCTGTTAACGGGCGGCAGATATTTTAGGTGTATCACTTGTCGACTACAGCCTTCCAGCATTGGCCACCACCAAAATGGGCGAGTTCTTTAAGTCGCTCAACCTCAACTACTTCTCCTCCAGCGAGGCCAGCGGAGCTGCAGGAAACGGAGCACCAGGGGCCCTCGGTGGCAGGCTGGACAATGACTTCGTGGGCCGGGTCGTAGAAGTCGCGGGGCACAGGCTGCGCATCAAGTGTGTCATCGCCGAAGGTGAGGAGCGTGGGTGGAAAAATCAATAGGAAGTGAAGCCGAAGCCACCAGGCCGATCCAAGCACCTGCCTTGTTTTCGCTTTCTGATCTCGAGAGGCGCAGCCCTGCTTGAGCCAGGCCAACGGACGCATTGTGGCCACAGTGCATTGCCACCATCACGGTTACGCGTTTCCGCTTGTGCCCATGACCTGCGAGCCATGGCACATCGAACCGATCGGGTGTTCTTAAACCAGCTCTTATATAAGAACAACAGTGGACTGGAGGCGGCTGAAAGTTCGTAGCTCTGCCGGGAGCTATGAGTCAGAAGATGACAGAATATTCGTAAATATATAGCAGGCTACCAGCTGGTCAACCCCTTCCTCCGAGCGTGCCGCACTTAGCACTTAAGGAGGCCCTTATCAGTGCCTCGTTATCTACTTGCTCTCTCGCTTCCACCCCCTTTTTCAGGCGGATACGCCTTCGTGTATGTAGCCCAAGATGTGCAAACTGGCACAGAGTACGCCCTCAAGCGTCTGATCGGGGCTGACATGCAAGCCTCCACCGCCATCATCAACGAGATCAGCATCCACAAGCAGCTGTCGGGGTACGAGAACATTGTCGCCTTTGTGGGCTCCAGCTATACCGCCCCATCAGCTCAATTGGGAGCCCAGTACTTGCTCCTCACCGAGCTGTGTAAAGGTAAGTGACGCCCTAAGGCGCCCAATCATACTGGGTGTACATTTGAGCACATGGATTTCTATGCTTGTCAGGCGGATCTTTGGTGGACTGCTTCAGAACAAACAATGCTCCGATCAACCCGACTTGTGTACTGCGCATCTTTTACCAAATGGCGCGCGCTGTGGCCCGCATGCACTCACAGTCACCGCCGATAGCCCACCGAGACATAAAGGTTGGTCTGCAACAATAGCTGCAAGTAACAGACTAATACCCTCCTATTTTATTGCAGATTGAGAACTTTCTCATTGGCAACGACAAACAGATCAAGCTGTGCGACTTTGGGTCCGCCAGCACTGAGGTCCTGTCGCCCACGTTTGAGTGGAGCGCCAACCAGCGCAGCATGCTGGAGGACCAGCTAAACACCGTAACTACTCCGATGTACCGATCCCCTGAGATGCTCGACACTTGGTCCAACAACCCGATCGGGCCCAAAGTGGACATATGGGCTCTCGGCTGCATTCTCTACTTCCTGTGCTATCGCAAGCATCCCTACGAGGATGGCGGAAAGCTGCGGATCATTAACGCCAATTACATACTTCCGCCAGATTCTCAGTACCAGTGCTTCCGCGATATAATCCGGGGCTGTTTAAAAGTGAGCCCGTTCGAGCGCCTGGATATTACCATGGTGCTGGAAGGCCTTGCAGCCATCGCTGAGACACACAATTGGTCGCTCAAAGGACCTCTAGACCTTCATATAATGCCCATCGAGTCCCTTCCGGCCGAAAGTCCTTCTCACAAAAGCTCAGCTCACTCTGAGTTCTACACCGAACCGCCTGGCATCACTGCGCACCCAGCACCGCTCTCTGCCGCCACACCTTCATCTAATAATGGACACGGCAGTCTTCTGTCCTCACTGCGTGGCGGCGCTGGAACGCTTTTAAAGAACATTAAAGATACGTCCACCAAAGTGATGCAAACAATGCAGCAATCTCTTGGTCGCAACGATCTTGATATAAGCCACATTACCTCTCGCATCCTGGTAATGCCCTGCCCCTCTGACGGATTTGAGTCGACGTACAAGACGAACAACATCGAAGACGTCCGCCTATCTCTGGAGAGCCGATTTGTCCCACAAAAAATAAGCATTTACAACTTTGGCCAACGAACAGAGCCACGGCTACCGCCACCCGTGCGAACAGTTGAGGCGGGTTCGGTTTATGGGTGTCCACAGGCACATGCTCCTAATCTGCAGGTATGTAAAGTTTCAGGCAGGAATTTTGGTGATAAGTTTAAGAAGCCGCTTGGTGCCGCTCAAAAGCATTCGAAAGCGGTACCATGTAAGTTTATTGTGTAAAGAGAATGGTTAGCCAACATTTGACCTATGTTCATACCATGACCGAGAACAGTTGGGTTTATGTTTTAGCTGGTATAAAATGTATGCGCCCAAACTTTTGGTGTATAAcaaatagaaaaacaaattttgtccGGTTTTCTTCGCgtttgaaaaacatttttaccTTTGTGGACACTTATATAATGAAATCATTTTAGGGCCTTTTTACCGTATCAGCCGACATGTACAATTTTCTAAATGCGGACCCCAAAGCTATCGTAATCGTGCAGACTGGAGACTCGGGTGGGTGCACTGCTGCCACCGTCATATGCGCGCTTCTTATGTATGCAGATTTGCTTCGGGAGCCGGAGGACGCGGTGCAGGTCTTCGCCGTTAAGCGGCACACCATTAACCTGCGCCCCTCCGAGTTCCGTTACCTGTACTACTTTGGGGACATCCTGCGGCCCACGCCCCTGCTGCCGCACTACAAAAACACAACCCTTGTTTCACTCAGCTGCCAGCCTGTGCCCAGAATGACCAAGGCGCGCGACGGTTGTAGGATCTATATGGAGGTGTATTGTAATGGGAACTTGCTGCTTAGCACTCTGCAGGACTACGAAAAAATGCGGTAAGAATTAAGGCAAGAGATCTATGTAAATTACTTTTGGTTGCCCAACTCTTGCAGGTTGTATCAGGCCGGCCCCGGCAAAATAGTTCTGCCGATTAACTTGACCGCATGCGGTGATGTGACGATCGTATTATTTCACGCCCGCAAAGGAATGGTGCGACCACAAGGCCTCAAGATATGTCAGTTACAATTTAACACGGGATTCATCCCCGAACCAGAAACGTTGATTACATTCACAAACCAGGACTTGGACGACCTGCCAGACCCCGAGCAGGTGACACCTCGGTTCTGCGTTTCACTTTCTCTGGCTGTTACTGACTCGGAATCACCTCCTAGCCATAAGCCACCATGGATGCCAGCCAAGCCCAAGCGGTCACCCGCCGCCTTGTTCAGCTCGGATTTGGAGTATGCAGAAATGCTCGACAATTTTGGTAAGTGAGAGTGTTCGTTGGCTCTGTGCATTGAGGTTAATTCTGTTGCGTGTTCCAGTAACCAAGCCTAGCACGCGTTCCTCACCACCACCGGGTGCCCGCAAGAGTGATCGCGCCAGCTCTCCGCTCGTTTTGCCCGACGTCACGGAGACCGCGCACGAACTGCCGTCGCCCATACCAGAGCCATCTCCGCCCATAGACTTGCTTAATTTAAACCAGCAGCCCAGTGACGTACCAGCAGCAGATCCGTTAACCAGCGCCAAGCCCAGCACGGATGCCAGCTTTGACTTGTTAGGGGCCTTCGGTGATGATGACTCCACGGGCATAGGATCAGCGCCCATTCCTGACATACTGCCACCACCGCCACGGCAGCAGCCGCCACCAAAAATAAACACCGACCCATTCGACATATTTGGATCTGTGGACCAAGGCAGCGTGCCCAGCATGAAGCCATCCGGCTTTCCACCTTTCGTTGGCTCCTTGCCAACTTTTGTTGCTCAGCCAGCGGCTACCACCAATCCTTCACCAACTCATCCGGCAAGGGCACCTGCAGATCCATTTGCGAACATCGCCGACCTGGCGACAGGGCTCAACATAAACTTTAACCGCAGCACGCTAAGTGGAAAGTCTCCCGTCGGCACTAGTCCGCAGCCGACTCAGTTCTCAAGCCCCACTCACAAGCCATCGCCATCCTCGCAACCACAAGCAACGTTTATGCATACACCGGCGACTCCGCAGACTCTGCCCACGACATCGTCTATCAGGACGCCGACGCAGCCACAGGCGGCACCTGCTCAATCAAGACCAGACTACAGTCGACTTCACTTTGATTCGCAGAAAGCGGCGCAGCAACCGGGCACTGGCGGGTCCAAGAACTCTGACATATTTGCTGACATTCTGGGCCAACAAGGGTACTCCTTTGGCAGCAAAATGAACCAGTGTCCACGATCCATCAATGAAATGCGCAAGGAAGATTTGTTCAGGGATATGGACCCGAAGAAAGTGCGGATTATGGAATGGGTAAGTTCCTATGAAAACTTACAAGACACTTAATCGTTagtaaattaaaactaaactaaTGTGCAGACTGATGGTAAGAAAAACAACATCCGTGCGCTTCTCTGCTCTATGCACACGGTGTTGTGGGACAATGCCAAGTGGCAGCGCTGCGAGATGTCCACCATGGTGACACCGACCGAGGTTAAGAAGGCATACCGTCGCGCCTGCCTAGCAGTGCATCCTGATAAGGTATGTGACAAAATGTGCGAAAAAACTAGTTGGTTTAATGCAATCTTTTTTTTAGCATAATGGAACAGAGAATGAGGAGATTGCCAAGCTCATATTTATGGAACTAAACAACGCATGGACAGATTTTGAAAACGATGCCACGCAGCAAAATATGTTTAATGCGTAAAACGCGTcttatatctacatatatatttatcacAGTTAGCCCGTATTTTCGTACTCTTAGCTGAATCTAGTGTAAATTCATGTAAAAGTGTGAGCTTTAATCTTTAAAGTCGAAGTATTGGCGTATGTATGCTATAGAAAGCGTATGCAATTTAGATAGCTCAAACTTTAGAATTCTGAACGCCCGAGGACATCCTACTTAATTTGTGTAACAACAAACCCGAATTCAACATTCCAATTGCATCCAACAACAGTCCGCCCAAAAAACGTCGAAAAGTTAAGAACCTTCAGACTTTGGCGACTACCCAATGATTTCACGCCTTATCCATCAAACCATAGAGATCAATTATTCGTGTATTAATATACACTTTTTCGCTGTAATTAGATTAATTGCGATATGCCCTTGACCGATCAGTCAATATGTGATTAATCTATAAAGTGATGGAAGCAAAAAGTATGGCATTTGTACATAGCTGTTCCGAATATAAAATGTGAAACTAGTAATGAACAATTTGCTTTTACTTTTTAGCTGTGTACATAATTAAGTATATTGGAGGTTATCTAATCCAAAATTCCGTTTCAGCATTTAATGTTTGCcactataaaaataaattctcTATACGTTTCCTTGTGAAATGCCGCTGTTAAAGGTAGACTGCTCTGTGACTCATTGGTATCCCTGTTTAATACGCTTGCCGGCAACGAAAACCTCTACAATGTTGCGATCACTGCCTGTGTAAATGAACTTCTCCACCAGCTCATCGACGCTCAGCCTCCGCAAGGGTTTCTCGACGACGCTGACATCCACCAACAAGGCATCGAAATCCTTCCCTAGGGCGAAGTTTCCAGTCACTTGATCGAGGGACAGCGCTTTGGCGCCACCCAAAGTGGCCAAGTAGAGCGCCTGCTTGTACTTCAACTGATCGTAGTTGAAATCTTGTGTTTTGGCCACACCCGTCCCGCGGATGTTCTGCTTCTTAAAAAAGTCCAAGTGTTTTGACACGTCCAATGCGCGCAGCAGAACGTCCTGAATCGAGACGGAGTTTCCCCCCGAAACGTCTGTGCCGAGACCTACGCTCACGCCGGCGCTCACCAGCCGTTGGACATCGCAGAGACCCGAGCTTAGCATTGTGTTCGAAGTGGGACAGTGGGCTACCGAGCACCCGCGGACTTTAAGAAGTGCCACCTCGTCGTCCTCCAGGTGCACGCCGTGAGCCATTACCGTCTGTAAGGTAGTAAAGGTTAAGAAGGGACACACACTGGAACCTGAAAGAGTTAACCTTATTCGTTAGCAGTCCAGCCTCGTCGTA is part of the Drosophila sechellia strain sech25 chromosome 3R, ASM438219v1, whole genome shotgun sequence genome and encodes:
- the LOC6613786 gene encoding cyclin-G-associated kinase, encoding MGEFFKSLNLNYFSSSEASGAAGNGAPGALGGRLDNDFVGRVVEVAGHRLRIKCVIAEGGYAFVYVAQDVQTGTEYALKRLIGADMQASTAIINEISIHKQLSGYENIVAFVGSSYTAPSAQLGAQYLLLTELCKGGSLVDCFRTNNAPINPTCVLRIFYQMARAVARMHSQSPPIAHRDIKIENFLIGNDKQIKLCDFGSASTEVLSPTFEWSANQRSMLEDQLNTVTTPMYRSPEMLDTWSNNPIGPKVDIWALGCILYFLCYRKHPYEDGGKLRIINANYILPPDSQYQCFRDIIRGCLKVSPFERLDITMVLEGLAAIAETHNWSLKGPLDLHIMPIESLPAESPSHKSSAHSEFYTEPPGITAHPAPLSAATPSSNNGHGSLLSSLRGGAGTLLKNIKDTSTKVMQTMQQSLGRNDLDISHITSRILVMPCPSDGFESTYKTNNIEDVRLSLESRFVPQKISIYNFGQRTEPRLPPPVRTVEAGSVYGCPQAHAPNLQGLFTVSADMYNFLNADPKAIVIVQTGDSGGCTAATVICALLMYADLLREPEDAVQVFAVKRHTINLRPSEFRYLYYFGDILRPTPLLPHYKNTTLVSLSCQPVPRMTKARDGCRIYMEVYCNGNLLLSTLQDYEKMRLYQAGPGKIVLPINLTACGDVTIVLFHARKGMVRPQGLKICQLQFNTGFIPEPETLITFTNQDLDDLPDPEQVTPRFCVSLSLAVTDSESPPSHKPPWMPAKPKRSPAALFSSDLEYAEMLDNFVTKPSTRSSPPPGARKSDRASSPLVLPDVTETAHELPSPIPEPSPPIDLLNLNQQPSDVPAADPLTSAKPSTDASFDLLGAFGDDDSTGIGSAPIPDILPPPPRQQPPPKINTDPFDIFGSVDQGSVPSMKPSGFPPFVGSLPTFVAQPAATTNPSPTHPARAPADPFANIADLATGLNINFNRSTLSGKSPVGTSPQPTQFSSPTHKPSPSSQPQATFMHTPATPQTLPTTSSIRTPTQPQAAPAQSRPDYSRLHFDSQKAAQQPGTGGSKNSDIFADILGQQGYSFGSKMNQCPRSINEMRKEDLFRDMDPKKVRIMEWTDGKKNNIRALLCSMHTVLWDNAKWQRCEMSTMVTPTEVKKAYRRACLAVHPDKHNGTENEEIAKLIFMELNNAWTDFENDATQQNMFNA
- the LOC6613785 gene encoding uncharacterized protein LOC6613785; the protein is MCRRLSDIPGLICLLATVVVPCRAQFYAPSALGQPPSPAEFPGAVPRLVIYNPFSGQRLEPLRYSAVSRGSRQPVNGNIVELPQLWQPCSCVEFSCRCCLGLALGLGESANQRLCAALDYNRAELGMRLSVEINQRKVATFGFSARSPPEYCVPLPLSSCLRLYDIRAFGEDNMQVCLSVVFKVLASQFFEYRFSCLRFGARGVFFVRDALQDQEALELRSRSDAGQYTPEKLADRSSFSFYGR